In Metopolophium dirhodum isolate CAU chromosome 7, ASM1992520v1, whole genome shotgun sequence, one genomic interval encodes:
- the LOC132949280 gene encoding pro-resilin-like — protein MYVEWLRSSPCYVAKCVLLLQLIYRTTGAGCSVDHGSGMNYPTTTASGTWTTRGGISSYGWDSRQPIDPCSRCTNVPPPLPGSQYTTQAHDGGMYSVNDRISVSGYMSDNRGSVSGYMTDNRGSAGMHGSDNRHTGYGSDNRGNGYGSDNRGHMNGRPNGYNSIGHVTGNGYMSSSSNYGGNSHVTDNHVQIYNTHIADSQMKNPNYRGNGYDNLSPEWERRHNNKKVSIVGVSGGSYGSGIGGGSGSSGYGGVIGGGGGYGDGISGNGISGNGGHGSGGYGGSISGSGGYGGSISGSGGYGVSSYGHGTGGSGNGGSGYYQGMSYPVPNIPDGHGTHMQGNYHRPSTDRWSIKGAYPVKVESGYWQSQPPKDIGWDEASKKVGVIAGWIGGPKKYESNKPSTAYGSHQVNDKNDDDYFNKGTGYENNSDRKKPYMGWGGSGSYEVIKMNSGYKYIDRNSNSEYGTSYGSGYGYGGQNYNNKPSQDYGLKPMNVDHGRPYDHGTSSYAKPAHGYDKPINDYGKPTHDYGKPTTQDYGTPTTHDYGSRPHVDLQSTPRPIGFEATTPRPPGWGSQKPGYPAIASRPTQHWGENSYGEQSGNIGSGSVGYDRPGGNGVGRPVDYGTLRPESYGTQRPVDYGSSRPDSYGTHRPVDYGSPRPNNYGTQRPEGYGSPRPDNYGSSRPDSYGSSRPDGYGSSRPDTGGETSDYGSFRPYVGSINNNMVSDYGSQKQEFDKFSGYSDNDGGRPQINNRPGYDNERPFMNGNEVYGSQQQQTGSGYGKGYASNWDYYSNSMRGQSSNGWNDQQRDYLQRRPDGDVLQSGSSFRPSESTPLHYNGHSGIGASTDNGFLYRGSSTIGGSSTTPMPTTNNNS, from the exons agcCCGTGCTATGTGGCCAAGTGTGTGTTGTTACTGCAACTCATATACAGAACGACTGGGGCAGGATGTTCGGTGGACCATGGCAGCGGGATGAATTATCCGACGACCACTGCCAGCGGGACATGGACAACTCGCGGCGGGATATCATCTTACGGCTGGGACAGCCGACAGCCTATAGATCCGTGTAGCCGTTGTACGAACGTTCCACCGCCATTGCCCGGATCTCAGTACACGACACAAGCCCATGACGGTGGAATGTACAGTGTAAACGACCGTATAAGTGTCAGTGGTTACATGTCAGACAATCGGGGTTCTGTGAGCGGTTACATGACGGACAACCGTGGTAGTGCGGGTATGCACGGTTCAGATAATCGACACACCGGTTATGGTTCCGATAATCGTGGTAACGGCTATGGCTCTGATAATCGGGGCCACATGAACGGTCGGCCCAACGGTTATAACTCGATCGGTCATGTTACTGGCAACGGTTATATGTCGAGTAGTTCTAATTATGGCGGTAACAGTCACGTTACTGATAACCACGTTCAAATATACAACACCCATATCGCAGACAGTCAAATGAAAAACCCCAATTACCGGGGTAATGGTTACGACAATTTAAGCCCGGAATGGGAACGGAGACACAACAACAAGAAAGTTAGCATTGTCGGTGTCAGCGGTGGAAGCTATGGAAGCGGTATAGGTGGTGGTAGTGGCAGTAGCGGATATGGAGGAGTTATAGGTGGGGGTGGCGGTTATGGAGACGGTATCAGTGGAAATGGTATTAGTGGCAATGGTGGTCATGGAAGTGGTGGGTATGGAGGCAGTATCAGTGGGAGTGGTGGGTATGGAGGCAGTATCAGCGGAAGTGGTGGTTACGGAGTCAGTAGTTATGGACATGGTACTGGTGGTTCGGGAAACGGTGGTAGTGGATATTATCAAGGAATGTCGTATCCTGTTCCCAATATTCCCGACGGCCACGGAACTCATATGCAAGGTAATTACCATAGACCGTCCACCGACCGTTGGAGTATCAAAGGAGCATATCCAGTGAAAGTAGAATCCGGATACTGGCAGAGTCAACCACCCAAAGACATCGGTTGGGATGAGGCCAGCAAGAAAGTGGGAGTAATAGCCGGATGGATTGGTGGCCCGAAAAAGTACGAGTCCAATAAACCTTCAACGGCCTATGGTTCGCATCAGGTGAATGACAAAAATGACGACGATTACTTCAACAAGGGAACCGGTTACGAAAACAATTCGGACCGAAAGAAACCTTATATGGGCTGGGGAGGTTCCGGATCGTACGAGGTGATCAAAATGAACAGCGGATACAAGTACATCGACAGGAATAGCAACAGTGAATATGGTACTTCTTACGGAAGCGGTTATGGTTACGGGGGACAGAATTACAATAACAAACCTAGTCAAGATTATGGTTTGAAACCGATGAACGTCGACCATGGCAGGCCTTATGACCATGGAACTTCGAGTTACGCTAAACCTGCTCACGGCTATGATAAACCAATAAACGACTACGGTAAACCCACACACGATTACGGTAAACCCACTACACAGGACTACGGTACGCCAACCACTCACGATTACGGCTCTAGGCCCCATGTTGATTTACAGAGTACACCGCGTCCAATTGGGTTCGAAGCCACAACACCCCGTCCACCAGGGTGGGGTTCTCAGAAACCTGGATATCCGGCGATAGCTTCTCGGCCCACTCAGCACTGGGGTGAAAACTCGTATGGTGAACAATCGGGTAATATAGGAAGCGGTTCAGTGGGTTACGACAGACCCGGTGGAAACGGTGTCGGAAGACCGGTTGATTATGGTACTTTGAGACCAGAAAGTTACGGCACTCAGAGGCCGGTTGATTATGGATCTTCGAGACCAGACAGTTACGGAACTCATAGACCGGTTGATTATGGCTCTCCGAGACCAAACAATTACGGAACTCAGAGACCGGAAGGTTATGGATCTCCTAGACCAGACAATTATGGATCTTCTCGTCCGGATAGTTATGGATCTTCTCGTCCAGATGGGTATGGATCTTCTAGACCCGATACTGGAGGAGAAACATCAGACTATGGATCCTTCAGACCTTACGTGGGAtccataaacaataatatggtatCAGATTATGGCTCCCAAAAACAGGAGTTTGATAAATTCAGTGGTTATTCAGATAACGATGGTGGTAGACCGCAGATAAACAACAGACCGGGATATGACAATGAAAGGCCGTTTATGAACGGAAACGAAGTTTACGGTTCACAGCAGCAGCAGACGGGTTCGGGATATGGAAAAGGATACGCGTCAAATTGGGACTATTATTCTAATTCCATGAg GGGACAGTCCAGCAACGGATGGAATGACCAGCAGCGGGATTACTTGCAGAGGAGACCCGACGGTGACGTGTTGCAGTCCGGATCAAGCTTCAGGCCCTCCGAGTCCACTCCTTTGCATTACAACGGCCACAGCGGCATCGGAGCATCGACCGACAACGGTTTCCTGTACAGAGGATCGTCGACCATCGGTGGCTCATCTACCACTCCTATGCCCACGACGAATAATAATTcgtaa
- the LOC132949302 gene encoding pickpocket protein 28-like, with the protein MAKNVLFREYCEKTTLPCMKYFVMNHRSTMERIFWTLIFFCMILATISGLSALIDVWINYPSIMFIENTKSAIQEIPFPMITICPSSQMRKSVWEKYSDTNSSYWENLQQYRSLTCSSFVYASGLKGHAEDYLDIDWFRQIMKDCAISCSEIFQSEVKWQNTTLSNFCQFVQPVLGIFGLCFAINMMPVYQILNDANYQGYLNFFSTNNTYLNTERSKWTLDDGYSLFSDKNVLFNVIPARTSGVSYYHRLRLKLHTIENEFLVCPNNDFNEDFFLVIISNPGELYTYKTRSFVTLDTYQKIQITPFVKKMNSDLMWRSLKIRKCYLHNERKLSLFQLYTESNCNEECKINITISMCDCVHYNSAFLVTSGVKLCGPAKRSCVQKAILAVYLSKVQMKCNCLPTCSVIEYDITDSSHYDSWNYMKATNLVKNNSKGATIEVVFKNPFFTSYESASVVDIDSLISNTGGILGLFLGINLISIFEILYVLIKTISSYLYCKYVE; encoded by the exons ATggctaaaaatgttttgtttcgtGAATATTGTGAAAAAACTACTTTACCgtgtatgaaatattttgtgATGAACCATAGATCAACAATGGAAAG aatattttggacgttgatttttttttgtatgatacTGGCAACGATTTCTGGGTTAAGTGCTTTGATAGACGTTTGGATTAATTATCCATCTATAATGTTCATTGAAAACACAAAATCTGCAATTCAAGAAATACCTTTTCCTATGATCACGATTTGTCCATCGAGCCAAATGCGTAAATCGGTTTGGGAAAAATACTCCGACACGAACAGTTCTTATTG ggaAAACCTTCAACAATATCGGTCTTTAACCTGTTCTTCATTTGTTTATGCTTCTGGATTGAAAGGTCATGCCGAGGATTATTTGGACATCGATTGGTTCAGACAAATTATGAAA gattGCGCGATTAGTTGCTCAGAAATATTTCAATCTGAGGTTAAATGGCAGAATACAACATTGAGCAATTTTTGTCAATTTGTCCAACCTGTATTAGGCATTTTTGGATTATGTTTTGCAATCAACATGATGCctgtatatcaaatattaaacgaTGCAAATTATCAagg atacttgaattttttttcaacaaataacaCGTACCTCAATACTGAAAGGTCAAAATGGACTCTCGACGACGGTTACTCATTATTTTCAGACAAAAATGTCCTTTTCAATGTAATCCCAGCTCGAACAAGTGGTGTTAGTTACTATCACCGCTTAAGATTGAAGTTACACACAATTGAGAATGAATTTTTGGTTTGTCCTAATAATGACTTCAATGAAGATTTTTTTCTG GTTATAATATCTAATCCTGGTGAATTATACACGTACAAAACTAGATCATTTGTAACATTAGACACATaccaaaaaattcaaatcactccgttcgtaaaaaaaatgaattcggACTTGATGTGGCGTTCTCTGAAAATTAGGAAATGTTATTTGCACAACGAGAGAAAACTATCCTTATTTCAACTTTATACGGAGTCCAATTGTAACGAagaatgtaaaataaacataactatTTCAATGTGTGACTGTGTTCATTACAACTCAGCCT TTTTAGTGACTTCCGGCGTCAAATTATGTGGTCCAGCGAAAAGAAGTTGTGTGCAAAAAGCTAtcc TAGCTGTATACCTCTCGAAGGTGCAAATGAAGTGTAATTGTTTACCAACATGTTCTGTAATCGAATACGATATAACAGATTCATCTCATTATGACAGCTGGAATTATATGAAAGCTacaaatttagtaaaaaataa TTCTAAAGGAGCCACGATTGAGGTGGTTTTCAAAAATCCTTTTTTCACTTCATATGAATCGGCATCAGTTGTAGACATAGATTCATTAATta GTAACACTGGAGGaatattaggtttatttttgggcataaatttaataagtatttttgaaatattgtacgtactaattaaaactattagtagttacttatattgtaaatatgttgAATAA